Proteins from a genomic interval of Psychrobacter fulvigenes:
- a CDS encoding carboxymuconolactone decarboxylase family protein, translating to MTEFTLHDKQSAPADSKELLDVSISAFGMVPNLHAVMAEAPGLLEGYQRLHQLFLDSSFDDEETTVVWQTINVEHECHYCVPAHTGIAKSMKVDDTITDALRNETPLPTKKLEALRNFTLSVIRGRGNVDDDAVQAFLDVGFSKRQILEVVLAAAQKVMSNYTNHLANTPIDKPFQKFEWQKAD from the coding sequence ATGACCGAATTTACTTTACACGACAAGCAAAGCGCACCAGCAGATAGCAAAGAGCTGCTTGATGTTTCTATCAGTGCCTTTGGTATGGTTCCAAACTTGCATGCTGTGATGGCAGAAGCACCTGGGCTATTAGAAGGTTATCAGCGTCTGCATCAGCTGTTTTTGGACAGCAGCTTTGACGATGAAGAGACCACCGTCGTGTGGCAAACCATTAACGTCGAGCATGAGTGCCATTACTGCGTGCCCGCTCACACAGGTATTGCCAAGAGTATGAAAGTCGATGATACCATCACTGATGCCCTGCGTAACGAGACGCCATTACCGACTAAAAAGTTAGAAGCCTTACGTAACTTCACGCTCTCTGTCATCCGTGGTCGTGGTAATGTTGATGATGACGCTGTACAAGCATTTTTGGATGTAGGCTTTAGCAAGCGCCAGATTTTAGAAGTCGTGCTTGCTGCCGCGCAAAAGGTTATGAGTAACTACACTAACCATTTGGCCAACACACCAATTGATAAGCCATTCCAAAAGTTTGAATGGCAAAAAGCAGACTAA
- a CDS encoding LysR family transcriptional regulator, which produces MRWDGISEFVYVAEYESFTRAAKELGISTAQVSRQVSALEKRLNIKLLYRTTRKVTLTEEGRVFYQHCRSVLDGLDAAEQAVSNLQSKPQGRIKLTAPVTYGEQQLLPLVNDFMVQYPDIEVTAFLSNQKIDLVDGGYDLAIRIGKLSDSTMMAKNSAVVPTSSALRLLISKNTAHHIR; this is translated from the coding sequence ATGCGCTGGGATGGCATTAGTGAGTTTGTTTACGTCGCAGAATACGAGAGCTTTACGCGTGCTGCAAAAGAATTAGGGATATCCACTGCGCAAGTGAGCCGCCAAGTAAGCGCTTTAGAGAAACGTCTCAATATTAAATTGCTATATCGTACAACTCGTAAGGTAACACTGACTGAAGAAGGCCGCGTGTTTTATCAGCATTGCCGCAGTGTCCTTGATGGCTTAGACGCCGCTGAGCAAGCCGTGAGTAATCTGCAATCCAAACCGCAAGGCAGGATTAAACTGACCGCCCCTGTCACTTATGGCGAACAGCAACTATTGCCTCTGGTCAATGACTTCATGGTGCAATATCCTGATATCGAAGTAACGGCATTTTTGAGTAATCAGAAAATTGACTTGGTTGATGGTGGCTATGATTTGGCCATTCGCATTGGCAAATTAAGCGACTCAACGATGATGGCAAAAAACTCAGCCGTCGTACCAACTTCGTCTGCGCTGCGCCTGCTTATCTCAAAAAATACGGCACACCATATACGCTAA
- a CDS encoding NAD(P)/FAD-dependent oxidoreductase yields MKRLFNDLSNISSQVTSHDPKTESKNGLNRRQFIGAGVAGGAVVGSMAMTGCSSLPTHQDSPSIVVVGAGVAGLAVANRLSRQLPNAKLTLLDGRKNHYYQPGYTLLATGVWKSADKVINSNADLLPAGIDWVQENAREFLPDSNQVVTDSGKNIGYDYLVIATGLRLGFEAIEGLDIAEDIGSDGIGSVYPSPEVALKTWQQMDEFRQKGGRAVMTLAHTDMKCAGAPLKMTFMLHDRLTQAGTRQDSDVQFFSPHGTVFSVPLVNENVLSRWASYDPPIGTNFHQRLTAIDKGAKAAYFTDEAGKQTRQDYDFIHVVPPMFAVDSVLNSPLANDKGWLDVDKYTLQHKIYDNVFGAGDINGTPKGKTAATVKLSAPIVVNNLIDVIQGKAPSQQFNGYTSCPMLVEEGKAMLVEFDYENNLTPSVPLIDPLKESYFAWFLEEMMLKPAYMAVAKGRV; encoded by the coding sequence ATGAAAAGACTTTTTAATGATTTATCAAATATATCAAGCCAAGTGACCAGTCATGATCCAAAGACTGAGTCAAAAAATGGTCTTAACCGTCGTCAGTTCATTGGTGCTGGGGTAGCAGGTGGGGCAGTCGTAGGTAGTATGGCGATGACAGGGTGCTCAAGCTTACCCACTCATCAAGACAGCCCCAGTATCGTAGTCGTAGGTGCTGGCGTCGCAGGGTTGGCAGTTGCCAATCGCTTGAGCCGCCAATTACCCAATGCCAAGCTAACGCTGTTAGATGGCCGTAAAAATCACTATTATCAGCCTGGTTACACGCTGTTGGCGACTGGTGTGTGGAAGAGCGCTGATAAAGTTATCAACAGTAACGCTGACTTGCTACCTGCTGGCATTGACTGGGTACAAGAAAACGCCCGTGAGTTTTTACCCGATAGTAATCAAGTCGTGACCGACAGTGGCAAAAACATTGGCTATGATTATTTGGTGATAGCCACTGGTTTAAGATTGGGTTTTGAGGCCATTGAGGGTCTGGACATCGCAGAAGATATAGGCTCTGACGGTATCGGGAGTGTGTATCCCAGTCCAGAGGTTGCCCTAAAGACATGGCAGCAGATGGATGAGTTCCGCCAAAAAGGTGGACGTGCGGTGATGACTCTTGCACATACCGATATGAAGTGTGCTGGAGCACCACTAAAAATGACCTTTATGCTGCATGATAGGCTTACTCAAGCGGGCACACGTCAAGACAGTGATGTGCAGTTTTTTAGTCCTCATGGCACAGTTTTTAGTGTGCCTTTGGTCAATGAAAACGTACTGTCGCGCTGGGCATCATATGATCCACCAATCGGTACCAATTTTCATCAGCGTTTAACCGCCATCGATAAAGGTGCTAAAGCTGCTTACTTCACTGATGAAGCTGGCAAGCAGACTCGTCAGGATTATGACTTTATTCATGTCGTGCCGCCCATGTTTGCAGTAGATAGCGTATTGAATAGTCCGCTGGCTAATGACAAAGGCTGGCTGGATGTCGATAAATATACACTACAACACAAGATTTATGACAATGTCTTTGGTGCTGGCGATATCAATGGCACGCCAAAAGGAAAAACAGCCGCAACGGTCAAACTCTCCGCACCGATAGTGGTGAACAACCTCATCGATGTAATACAGGGTAAGGCGCCCAGTCAACAATTTAATGGTTATACCTCTTGCCCGATGCTAGTAGAAGAAGGTAAAGCGATGTTGGTTGAGTTTGATTATGAAAACAACCTGACTCCTAGCGTCCCTTTGATTGACCCTTTAAAAGAGAGTTACTTTGCTTGGTTCTTGGAAGAGATGATGCTAAAACCTGCCTATATGGCGGTTGCCAAAGGCCGCGTCTGA
- a CDS encoding rhodanese-like domain-containing protein, whose protein sequence is MKTAHDLVSAAKEKITEVSLAQAEDACRKADIVIDVREPAEYAAGHIAGALSVPRGVLEFKVNDLPAIKGADTNILVYCKTSGRAALAAQSLEVLGYKQVVSIAGGFEAWIEAGKPTVRPHDGVDFG, encoded by the coding sequence ATGAAAACCGCACATGACTTAGTAAGCGCTGCTAAAGAGAAAATTACTGAAGTATCATTGGCACAAGCAGAAGATGCTTGTCGCAAAGCCGATATAGTGATTGATGTACGAGAGCCAGCTGAGTATGCAGCAGGTCATATTGCAGGAGCGCTATCAGTACCACGTGGCGTATTAGAGTTCAAAGTAAATGACCTACCTGCTATTAAAGGGGCTGATACAAACATCTTAGTTTATTGTAAAACCAGTGGCCGTGCAGCGTTGGCCGCACAGTCACTAGAAGTGCTGGGTTATAAGCAAGTGGTTTCGATTGCAGGCGGTTTTGAGGCATGGATTGAAGCTGGCAAGCCAACTGTCAGACCACATGATGGCGTTGATTTTGGTTAG
- a CDS encoding DsbA family oxidoreductase — translation MTNPQTPLRIDIVSDVVCPWCVIGYRQLAQALEQTNTAYEIHWHPFELNPDMPAEGQNLREHIMEKYGSSKQESDASRARMNEAGSEVGFEFNFTDDTRMHNTFNLHQLLHWADQQGRMHELKQALFAAHFTNNRNISDNTVLADIAAEIELDRSEALAVLADQRFANEVRTAQQQWRQQGIQSVPSVIFNQKHLVSGAQGVENFKSILQQLSELPE, via the coding sequence ATGACCAATCCACAAACCCCACTCAGAATAGACATCGTATCAGACGTTGTCTGCCCTTGGTGTGTCATCGGTTATCGACAGTTGGCACAAGCACTTGAGCAAACCAATACTGCCTATGAGATACACTGGCACCCGTTTGAGCTAAACCCTGACATGCCAGCCGAGGGTCAAAACCTGCGTGAGCATATTATGGAGAAATACGGCTCGAGCAAGCAAGAGTCCGATGCAAGCCGAGCTAGAATGAATGAAGCGGGTAGCGAGGTTGGTTTTGAGTTCAACTTCACTGATGACACACGTATGCACAATACTTTTAATTTGCATCAGCTTTTGCATTGGGCAGATCAGCAAGGGCGCATGCATGAGTTAAAGCAAGCATTGTTTGCCGCGCACTTTACCAATAACAGAAATATCTCCGATAATACAGTGCTCGCCGATATCGCTGCAGAGATCGAACTGGATCGTAGCGAGGCACTCGCAGTGCTAGCAGATCAACGTTTTGCTAATGAAGTACGTACAGCGCAGCAGCAGTGGCGTCAGCAAGGCATTCAAAGTGTGCCTTCTGTTATTTTTAACCAAAAACACTTGGTTAGCGGCGCACAAGGGGTCGAGAATTTTAAAAGTATCTTGCAGCAGTTGTCAGAGCTACCAGAGTAA
- a CDS encoding Spy/CpxP family protein refolding chaperone, with amino-acid sequence MQGVNRLKSLKAPVLLVASSLLLGASLSACQSTIPTYNTAHMPASPQSSVDLLAAPVADTGLSVDADSSFPIVELMPFIVGQADALALTPAQVKVFADYRKMAMKNRMALQANEKALRGQLRTAMMTGADDATTTALMHRISETEMAHMNLRHECLKNVRNTLTPEQFATLMQMYKRSLQRS; translated from the coding sequence ATGCAAGGTGTCAATAGATTGAAGTCGTTGAAAGCCCCAGTATTGTTAGTGGCAAGTAGCTTATTGCTAGGCGCATCATTAAGTGCGTGTCAGAGTACCATACCGACTTACAACACGGCACATATGCCAGCTTCGCCGCAATCTTCAGTAGACCTGTTGGCAGCTCCGGTTGCAGATACTGGGCTGAGTGTCGATGCCGATAGCAGCTTTCCTATCGTAGAGTTAATGCCATTCATCGTTGGTCAAGCAGATGCACTGGCGTTAACGCCTGCACAAGTAAAAGTGTTTGCTGATTATCGCAAGATGGCTATGAAAAACCGTATGGCACTGCAGGCTAATGAAAAAGCCTTGCGTGGGCAGTTGCGCACAGCGATGATGACAGGCGCTGATGATGCAACGACGACGGCACTGATGCACCGTATCAGCGAAACTGAGATGGCGCATATGAATCTACGCCATGAATGTCTTAAGAACGTCCGCAACACCTTAACGCCTGAACAGTTTGCAACGCTCATGCAAATGTATAAGCGGTCACTGCAGCGTTCTTAG
- a CDS encoding haloacid dehalogenase type II gives MSSKPSPSIIVFDVNETLLDIDTLAPLFARLFGDDKILREWFAQLVLYSQTMTLSGLYTSFGELGVGALQMTADIHQVTLTDDDINEFKQRMADMPAHPDAIPALTKLRTAGFRLVTLTNSASNASNTPLEKAGLNGFFEQSFSVETVEKFKPAPETYQMVAEEMSVAMSDLCLVACHLWDTIGAQAAGCQGAFVKRPYNALLPAAKVPTPGFMAADLVTLAEQIIDSSK, from the coding sequence ATGTCTTCTAAACCATCGCCCTCCATCATCGTGTTCGATGTCAATGAGACGCTACTCGATATCGACACCCTCGCACCTTTATTTGCTCGGCTGTTCGGTGACGATAAAATATTAAGAGAATGGTTCGCCCAGTTGGTACTTTATTCACAAACCATGACCTTATCGGGTCTCTATACATCCTTTGGCGAGCTGGGTGTCGGTGCATTGCAGATGACAGCTGATATCCATCAAGTCACACTCACAGATGACGATATCAATGAGTTTAAGCAGCGCATGGCTGACATGCCCGCCCACCCCGATGCCATACCAGCGTTAACGAAGTTACGTACGGCAGGGTTTCGGTTGGTTACGCTGACCAACTCAGCGAGTAACGCATCGAATACGCCACTTGAGAAGGCTGGATTGAATGGTTTCTTTGAGCAGTCTTTTAGCGTTGAGACAGTAGAAAAGTTCAAGCCTGCGCCTGAGACTTATCAGATGGTCGCTGAAGAGATGTCTGTCGCGATGTCAGACCTCTGTCTAGTGGCTTGTCATCTTTGGGATACGATTGGTGCGCAAGCCGCTGGCTGCCAAGGGGCGTTTGTCAAACGTCCTTATAACGCCTTATTGCCTGCAGCCAAGGTACCAACACCTGGCTTTATGGCCGCAGATCTTGTCACCCTTGCTGAGCAAATCATTGATAGCAGTAAGTGA
- a CDS encoding S-(hydroxymethyl)glutathione dehydrogenase/class III alcohol dehydrogenase: MSDKFIKSKAAIAWGPNQPLSIEEVDVMLPRKGEVLVKIIASGVCHTDAFTLSGEDPEGVFPAILGHEGGGIVEQIGEGVTSVQVGDHVIPLYTAECGVCKFCTSGKTNLCSAVRETQGKGLMPDGTTRFYKDGEPIYHYMGCSTFSEYTVLPEISLAKVDKEAPLEKVCLLGCGVTTGMGAVMNTAKVEEGATVAVFGLGGIGLAAIIGAKMAKASRIIGIDINEDKFELAKKLGATDCINSKDYDKPIQEVIVEMTDGGVDYSFECIGNVDVMRSALECCHKGWGESVIIGVAGAGQEISTRPFQLVTGRVWKGSAFGGVKGRSELPGYVDRYMQGDIPLNDFITHTMPLEDINEAFDLMHKGESIRTVIHF; this comes from the coding sequence ATGTCAGATAAATTTATTAAATCGAAAGCCGCCATTGCTTGGGGCCCAAACCAGCCACTATCTATCGAAGAAGTGGATGTCATGCTGCCACGCAAAGGCGAAGTATTAGTAAAAATTATCGCCAGCGGCGTTTGCCATACCGATGCTTTCACGCTATCTGGTGAAGATCCAGAAGGCGTATTCCCAGCAATTTTGGGTCATGAAGGCGGTGGTATCGTTGAGCAAATCGGTGAAGGCGTGACCAGCGTCCAAGTCGGCGATCACGTTATTCCTTTATACACCGCAGAGTGTGGCGTCTGTAAATTCTGTACTTCAGGTAAAACCAATCTGTGCTCAGCCGTACGCGAGACGCAAGGTAAAGGCCTGATGCCAGATGGCACCACGCGTTTTTATAAAGACGGTGAGCCAATTTATCATTATATGGGCTGCTCAACCTTCTCTGAATATACGGTATTACCAGAGATTTCTTTAGCTAAAGTGGATAAAGAAGCACCGTTAGAAAAAGTTTGTTTGCTAGGTTGTGGCGTGACCACCGGCATGGGCGCGGTTATGAATACCGCTAAGGTTGAAGAAGGAGCTACCGTTGCTGTTTTCGGCCTTGGTGGTATTGGCCTCGCCGCTATCATCGGTGCAAAAATGGCAAAAGCCAGTCGTATTATCGGTATTGATATCAACGAAGATAAATTTGAGTTGGCTAAAAAGCTTGGCGCGACTGATTGCATCAATTCTAAAGACTATGACAAGCCTATCCAAGAGGTCATCGTTGAGATGACTGATGGCGGCGTAGACTATTCGTTTGAATGTATTGGTAATGTCGATGTCATGCGTTCAGCGCTTGAGTGCTGTCATAAAGGCTGGGGCGAGTCGGTCATCATCGGTGTCGCTGGTGCAGGACAAGAGATCTCAACCCGTCCATTCCAGCTAGTGACTGGTCGAGTCTGGAAAGGTTCAGCATTTGGCGGCGTCAAAGGCCGTAGCGAATTACCAGGCTACGTCGATCGTTATATGCAAGGTGATATCCCATTAAATGACTTTATCACTCATACTATGCCATTAGAGGACATCAACGAAGCCTTTGATCTGATGCATAAAGGTGAGAGTATTCGTACGGTTATTCATTTTTAA
- a CDS encoding LysR substrate-binding domain-containing protein has protein sequence MKRLNDDGKKLSRRTNFVCAAPAYLKKYGTPYTLSELSEHNCLLGTRDYWHFIENNKKAGKERNMRVSGTVQYNSGHSLVDAALKGLGIVQLPDYYVQRHLASGALVSLLDNYREPEESIWAVYPHNRHLSPRIRLLVDYLTERLV, from the coding sequence ATTAAGCGACTCAACGATGATGGCAAAAAACTCAGCCGTCGTACCAACTTCGTCTGCGCTGCGCCTGCTTATCTCAAAAAATACGGCACACCATATACGCTAAGCGAGTTGAGTGAACATAACTGTCTGCTTGGCACCCGTGATTACTGGCACTTTATAGAGAACAATAAAAAAGCGGGTAAAGAACGAAACATGCGAGTGTCTGGTACTGTGCAATATAACAGCGGTCACAGCCTAGTCGATGCGGCATTAAAAGGTTTGGGTATCGTGCAGCTGCCTGATTACTATGTGCAGAGACACTTGGCATCAGGTGCACTAGTTAGCTTATTGGATAACTATAGAGAGCCTGAGGAAAGCATTTGGGCCGTCTACCCGCACAACCGCCACTTATCCCCAAGGATTCGTTTGCTGGTAGATTATCTAACAGAGCGTTTGGTTTAG
- a CDS encoding response regulator: MRVLLVEDDLMIGESLSEALQDETYIVDWVKNGRQAILTLKVQPYEIILLDLGLPEIDGMGVLTAIRDAKIDTPVLIITARDDIKDRIAGLDSGADDYVVKPFELGEVFARMRVLIRRAQGKADNHLTVGNLSLDTTNKRVMMNAAPIDLTAKEYMLLTKFMLSPEKVMSKTELEDSLYGWGGEVESNAVEFLIHSLRKKLGQARIKNVRGLGWYISNNTANSNATSNSDANHPRA; encoded by the coding sequence ATGCGAGTATTACTGGTTGAAGACGATTTGATGATTGGTGAGAGCTTGAGTGAAGCATTACAAGATGAGACTTATATCGTCGATTGGGTCAAAAATGGCCGCCAAGCTATTCTGACCTTAAAGGTGCAGCCTTATGAGATTATTTTATTAGATTTAGGCTTACCTGAGATTGACGGTATGGGAGTATTAACTGCCATTCGAGATGCCAAAATCGATACACCCGTATTGATTATAACAGCGCGTGATGATATCAAAGATCGTATCGCAGGGCTCGATTCAGGAGCAGACGACTACGTGGTCAAACCCTTTGAGCTTGGGGAAGTATTTGCCAGAATGCGCGTACTCATCCGCCGTGCACAGGGTAAAGCCGACAATCATTTAACCGTGGGTAATCTGAGCTTAGATACCACCAATAAACGCGTGATGATGAACGCAGCGCCTATCGATTTGACCGCAAAAGAGTACATGCTGCTGACCAAGTTTATGTTATCGCCCGAAAAGGTGATGTCAAAGACTGAGCTAGAGGACTCGTTATACGGTTGGGGCGGTGAGGTCGAGAGTAATGCGGTGGAATTTTTAATTCATAGTTTAAGAAAAAAACTTGGACAAGCTAGGATTAAAAATGTCCGAGGTCTGGGCTGGTATATCAGCAACAATACTGCTAATAGCAATGCTACTAGTAACAGTGACGCCAATCATCCTAGGGCTTAA
- a CDS encoding PepSY domain-containing protein, producing MKNLSTFGKSMVMALGIAGLGTASMMTVQASTKSQGSEAMAAVQSKVSFEQALNIAQKTVKGDIVSAEFDQNDYSAGGKYEVKVIANNTEYEIDIDADSGKVLKTKQEKLDNKDIAEYKAMKQAKVNLNQAMQTAARSVGGTVFEAEFDNDDGQSVYEIKVAKGNQTHKVMIDAMTGKVISTRLDNDD from the coding sequence ATGAAAAACTTATCAACGTTTGGCAAATCTATGGTTATGGCGCTAGGTATCGCAGGACTCGGCACAGCTAGCATGATGACTGTACAGGCTTCTACCAAGAGCCAAGGCAGCGAGGCAATGGCTGCCGTGCAAAGTAAAGTCAGCTTTGAGCAAGCCCTTAATATCGCGCAAAAAACCGTCAAAGGTGACATTGTCAGTGCTGAATTTGATCAAAACGATTACTCAGCAGGCGGTAAATATGAAGTTAAAGTCATTGCCAATAACACCGAATATGAAATAGATATCGATGCTGATAGCGGCAAGGTATTAAAGACCAAGCAAGAAAAGCTTGATAATAAAGACATAGCAGAATACAAAGCCATGAAACAGGCTAAGGTTAATCTAAATCAAGCGATGCAAACCGCGGCTCGCAGCGTCGGTGGCACAGTCTTTGAAGCCGAGTTCGATAATGATGATGGTCAATCCGTGTATGAGATCAAAGTCGCCAAAGGCAATCAAACCCACAAGGTCATGATTGATGCCATGACTGGCAAAGTGATTAGCACACGCTTAGACAACGACGACTAG
- a CDS encoding ATP-binding protein yields MSAMRQLFKSMQFQLIFWSVLALLLLAIVAGGYGFWYNYKELNEFQDDSLESMSALIEQTIHLGAVDNNTLLESNIHFDTDDEDGSITVDIINTKLTMPVINYSSHNSDNNDDGDVKNKDNIRSHSDEDYDYITVEDLPAIPVGISTKVIDDDTWRIYRNDSADNVIIVRQRTEFQDELAKSSALQSFFPLIIGMAFLTLLLPFITWHMLRPVRQLRHDIDQRRENDLTPLPIDNLPTELSPFVASLNRLLLLVQTSIERQQRFIADAAHELRSPLTAISLQLQRLQRISNDTVMTEGLDKLAMRLKRNQQLVEQLLTLARVGSLNDHIDSSNIENRPLISVKAVIEEVISLLIPIIDNKNIELTVHLLADEQVNIDETSLLLVIKNIIQNAIVYTPDHGQVAIKLFHLTSEFIQTDNDYINNKDDNKFGLGRHVIHSGAAPIAKKSDKTSKLDKHSKASRWLDNRLALQVMDTGRGISPKDYEAIFEPFVRLSHSNKPSDTSAFINDNSNLINKDSRLMRSDSAGGKTETIDGTGLGLSIVKSICEQVGIDVFLSASTLESVNVQDSTGLCVTLVFTD; encoded by the coding sequence ATGTCAGCTATGCGCCAACTCTTTAAGTCTATGCAGTTTCAGCTGATTTTTTGGTCAGTGTTAGCGCTACTGCTCTTGGCAATAGTCGCAGGCGGCTATGGGTTTTGGTATAACTATAAAGAGCTAAACGAGTTTCAAGATGACAGCCTTGAGAGTATGTCGGCACTCATCGAACAAACCATTCATCTCGGTGCAGTAGATAACAATACTCTGCTCGAATCCAATATTCACTTTGATACCGATGATGAGGATGGCAGCATAACGGTTGATATTATCAATACCAAACTGACAATGCCAGTAATCAATTACTCCTCTCATAATAGTGACAATAACGATGATGGTGATGTTAAGAACAAGGACAATATTAGGTCTCACAGCGACGAAGACTATGATTACATTACTGTTGAAGATCTACCAGCCATCCCCGTAGGTATCAGCACCAAAGTTATTGACGATGACACTTGGCGCATCTATCGTAACGATAGCGCTGACAATGTGATTATTGTCCGTCAGCGCACAGAGTTTCAGGATGAGCTTGCCAAGTCCAGCGCCCTACAATCATTTTTCCCTCTCATTATTGGCATGGCCTTTTTGACATTATTATTGCCATTTATTACGTGGCACATGCTAAGGCCGGTACGCCAATTACGCCATGACATTGATCAACGCCGTGAGAATGATTTGACACCCCTGCCCATCGATAATTTGCCTACTGAGCTATCACCGTTTGTGGCATCTTTAAATAGGCTACTTCTATTAGTACAAACCAGTATCGAACGTCAACAGCGCTTTATCGCCGATGCTGCCCATGAGTTACGTTCCCCACTGACCGCCATCTCATTACAATTACAAAGATTGCAGCGCATTAGCAATGATACAGTGATGACAGAGGGTTTGGATAAGCTTGCCATGCGCCTAAAGCGCAATCAGCAACTGGTCGAGCAGCTGTTAACGCTCGCACGTGTTGGCAGTCTCAATGATCATATTGATAGCAGTAACATTGAAAACCGCCCACTCATCTCTGTCAAAGCGGTGATCGAAGAAGTCATCAGTCTATTGATTCCCATCATTGATAATAAAAATATTGAGCTGACTGTTCATCTATTGGCTGATGAGCAAGTAAATATAGATGAAACCTCATTATTATTAGTGATTAAAAACATCATTCAAAACGCCATTGTCTATACGCCTGATCATGGTCAAGTAGCGATTAAGCTGTTTCATCTCACATCTGAATTCATACAGACGGATAACGATTATATTAATAATAAGGATGATAATAAATTTGGTTTAGGCCGCCATGTGATTCACTCTGGTGCAGCACCTATCGCCAAAAAATCAGATAAAACAAGCAAATTAGACAAACATAGCAAAGCCAGTCGCTGGCTTGATAATCGACTTGCCCTGCAAGTTATGGATACTGGCCGAGGGATCAGTCCTAAAGATTATGAGGCTATATTTGAGCCTTTTGTGCGTCTCAGTCACTCTAACAAACCTTCAGACACCTCTGCCTTTATTAATGACAATTCTAATTTAATAAATAAAGACTCTCGCTTGATGCGCTCAGACAGTGCTGGTGGCAAGACGGAGACTATTGACGGTACTGGCTTAGGATTGTCTATCGTAAAATCCATTTGCGAACAGGTAGGCATTGACGTGTTTTTGAGTGCATCAACTCTAGAGAGCGTGAACGTTCAAGACAGTACTGGCTTATGTGTAACTTTGGTGTTTACAGATTAA
- a CDS encoding TetR/AcrR family transcriptional regulator, protein MSRTALYNRSEALERALQLFWQKGFHATSMKDIEQALDMRPGSIYAAFGNKDGLFQEALDHYAQAGLTALERILASHESPLLGLAAYLRELGGIRDRNIPSQACMLVKSLLELGAREQSALEKVEKLLAGMEARFIECFVEAQRLGELDDELDPTRLGRRLQAEIMGIRAFAQRDVDSAAVHALADDMASSIEAMRNDALAD, encoded by the coding sequence ATGTCACGTACCGCACTTTATAACCGTTCAGAGGCTTTGGAGCGTGCTCTACAGCTGTTCTGGCAAAAGGGCTTTCATGCCACCTCAATGAAAGATATCGAACAAGCACTGGATATGCGCCCAGGAAGTATCTATGCCGCTTTTGGTAATAAGGATGGACTGTTTCAAGAAGCACTTGATCATTATGCTCAAGCTGGACTGACAGCGCTTGAACGCATACTGGCCAGCCATGAATCGCCTTTACTGGGTTTGGCTGCTTATCTGCGAGAGCTTGGCGGTATCCGTGATCGAAACATACCGAGCCAAGCTTGTATGTTGGTCAAAAGCTTGCTTGAGCTTGGGGCTCGTGAGCAGTCAGCACTGGAAAAGGTTGAAAAGCTGTTGGCTGGCATGGAGGCGCGCTTTATAGAGTGTTTTGTGGAAGCGCAGAGGCTAGGGGAGCTTGATGATGAGCTTGATCCTACTAGGCTTGGACGTCGGCTGCAGGCTGAGATTATGGGGATACGCGCCTTCGCTCAGCGTGATGTCGATAGTGCTGCGGTACATGCGCTGGCAGATGATATGGCGTCCTCTATAGAAGCAATGCGCAATGACGCGCTTGCTGACTAA